Proteins encoded by one window of Prevotella nigrescens:
- a CDS encoding acyltransferase family protein, with translation MRKNGNEQRSDDTTHNRGGGTRKRLRNSNLELLRIFSMMAIIAHHFVVNSTVVKQYNYLDPNLNQYFLEVWGMWGKTAINSFILISGYFLCKQTLTWQRYTKLVAQIVFYNVVIYLIFLVTGYESFTLKGFYMSIFRELSHINYGFTASFLAFYAFVPIYNIVIRNISQKQFKLFIIGLIFIMTIAQTFFFSPTMNEPVWYMTLYFIAAYIRIYPNRYTESLNFSTILFIGSVLLAIASVVFLVFLAHYRQSTFIGEHHYFLVSDSNKLLALVVGLSAFLVAKNTRPFTSKFINTAAAGTFGVLLIHDASGTMRKWLWQDICQIPKLLHSNFGYLVIEALLVPIIVFAVCSFIDYWRRKYLERPFMQWINHF, from the coding sequence ATTAGGAAAAATGGAAACGAACAACGTTCAGACGACACCACCCATAATAGGGGGGGGGGGACGCGTAAAAGACTCAGGAACAGCAACTTAGAGCTACTTAGGATATTTTCAATGATGGCTATTATTGCGCATCACTTTGTTGTCAACTCAACTGTTGTTAAGCAATACAATTACTTAGACCCTAACTTAAATCAATACTTCCTTGAAGTTTGGGGAATGTGGGGCAAGACTGCCATCAATAGCTTTATACTTATTTCAGGATATTTCCTTTGCAAACAGACACTCACTTGGCAGCGCTATACCAAGTTGGTAGCACAAATTGTTTTCTATAATGTAGTCATCTATCTTATTTTTTTAGTTACCGGGTACGAATCTTTCACATTAAAAGGGTTCTATATGAGTATTTTCCGAGAGCTTTCACACATAAACTATGGATTTACAGCCAGTTTCTTGGCATTCTACGCTTTTGTACCAATCTATAATATCGTAATAAGAAATATCAGTCAAAAGCAATTCAAATTATTCATCATAGGGTTAATATTCATTATGACTATCGCTCAAACATTCTTTTTTTCGCCTACAATGAATGAACCCGTTTGGTATATGACGCTTTATTTTATTGCAGCTTACATTAGAATCTACCCAAACCGTTACACAGAAAGCTTGAATTTTTCAACCATTTTATTTATAGGTAGTGTCCTCTTAGCTATTGCAAGCGTCGTCTTTCTTGTATTCTTAGCACATTATCGCCAATCTACATTCATTGGAGAACACCACTATTTCTTAGTAAGCGATTCAAATAAACTATTAGCATTAGTGGTAGGGCTTTCCGCATTCTTAGTAGCAAAGAACACACGCCCATTCACAAGTAAATTTATAAACACTGCGGCTGCTGGTACATTCGGTGTTCTGCTTATCCATGATGCAAGCGGCACTATGCGTAAATGGCTTTGGCAGGACATTTGCCAAATTCCCAAACTACTACACAGCAATTTCGGATACTTGGTTATTGAAGCCTTACTCGTCCCTATCATTGTATTTGCAGTGTGCAGTTTCATAGATTATTGGAGACGTAAATATTTAGAACGCCCTTTTATGCAATGGATTAATCACTTTTAA
- a CDS encoding substrate-binding domain-containing protein, translating into MYRKVYIVVCFVGLLLLVGCNKTTKKYVVGVSQCSEDIWRSKLNDELLMGTYDHKDVELLFASAKDNDKLQTEQIEKFIQRGVDLLIISPNQVHSITPVIDKAYDKGIPIILFDRKTDSQKYTAFIGADNVKVGKAIGEFIAKTLRGKGKVIEIKGLDKSSPAIDRHKGFVQALSKYPNIQLKRTLSGEWTTESGYRSMKNAIADAKDCNIVWGQNDRMAEGAQRAMAEAGIYNVQYVGTDALPSKGGGIEAVDAGKLLASYIYPTRGDMVMQLAMKILKKQPFHRDNYLKGALVTKDNAKVLLLQNEEMMKQRSRLSDLNNKVDTYLAQYNHQKIYMLLGGVIIALLIGLIVYIYRTIILRRQLEEEATNAKLQFFTNVSHELRTPLTLIADPIEHIVNDENLTKRQRNMLQIVEKNVSILMRLVNEILDFRKIQNKKMKLTLSEFELTGYLKEWVSTFESIATKRKIKVDLIIPAPIRLCADIYKVERIFYNLLSNALKYTDEGGNITIKAKSTDETVEICVKDTGRGIAKEDIRHIFDRFYQVRNSNKDGTGIGLAIVKAFTELQGGTAKVESEVGEGSEFTITLPKRVAGDNFQPADESYTMNDFLDESSAVTDISTENKVSKITSDRQEDKPRVLVIDDNADIRAYATTLLSDEYDVMEASDGAEGLRKAVREVPDVVVCDVMMSGMDGLECCKRLKADSLTCHIPVILLTAKTLDEYRAEGYAYGADAYLTKPFNGNVLKARIKNLIANRKLLKIVFGNDAQQVPTVPVAQSAESQFVEKFRTIIQANLGNSELNVETISHEMGISRAQLYRKIKSITGISPNDIVREARMRRADRLLETTDKSVSEIAYEVGFSSPSYFTKCYREFFGRTPNKKH; encoded by the coding sequence ATGTATAGAAAGGTTTACATAGTTGTGTGTTTTGTGGGATTACTACTGCTTGTGGGGTGTAATAAAACCACAAAAAAGTATGTTGTTGGTGTGTCGCAATGCTCTGAAGATATATGGCGCAGCAAGCTGAACGATGAGCTATTGATGGGAACTTACGACCATAAAGACGTCGAATTGCTGTTTGCTTCGGCAAAAGACAACGACAAACTGCAAACCGAACAAATAGAAAAGTTTATACAACGAGGCGTAGATCTGCTCATTATATCGCCCAATCAGGTGCACTCTATAACCCCTGTGATAGACAAGGCCTACGATAAGGGAATACCTATAATACTGTTTGACCGAAAAACCGACTCGCAGAAGTACACTGCCTTTATAGGTGCAGACAATGTAAAGGTGGGAAAAGCAATTGGCGAATTTATTGCAAAGACGCTGCGTGGCAAAGGAAAGGTGATAGAAATTAAAGGATTAGACAAGTCTTCGCCTGCCATAGACCGCCACAAAGGTTTTGTTCAGGCATTAAGCAAATACCCCAACATTCAGTTGAAACGTACCCTTTCCGGTGAATGGACAACGGAATCGGGCTATAGAAGCATGAAAAATGCAATTGCAGATGCCAAGGACTGCAATATTGTATGGGGACAAAACGACCGTATGGCAGAGGGTGCACAGCGTGCTATGGCGGAAGCGGGCATATATAACGTACAGTATGTAGGAACCGATGCGCTGCCAAGCAAAGGTGGTGGAATAGAAGCTGTGGACGCTGGCAAATTGCTTGCATCGTATATCTATCCCACTCGTGGCGATATGGTGATGCAATTGGCAATGAAAATTCTGAAAAAACAACCATTTCATCGGGATAATTACCTCAAAGGAGCATTGGTAACGAAAGACAATGCCAAGGTGTTGCTACTGCAAAACGAGGAGATGATGAAGCAGCGAAGCAGACTTTCTGACCTGAATAATAAGGTAGACACCTACCTTGCACAATACAATCACCAGAAAATATATATGCTTTTGGGTGGTGTTATCATTGCGTTGCTCATCGGACTTATCGTTTACATTTATCGTACCATTATTCTTCGTCGCCAGTTAGAAGAGGAAGCAACCAACGCAAAGTTGCAATTCTTTACCAATGTCAGCCACGAACTGCGCACGCCATTGACACTAATTGCCGACCCAATAGAGCATATCGTAAACGACGAGAACTTAACGAAACGGCAGCGTAATATGTTGCAGATTGTAGAAAAGAATGTTTCCATTCTGATGCGCCTTGTAAACGAAATCCTTGACTTCAGAAAGATACAGAACAAGAAGATGAAACTGACGCTGAGCGAGTTTGAACTGACGGGCTATCTAAAAGAGTGGGTGAGCACGTTCGAGTCTATTGCAACGAAACGGAAGATAAAAGTAGACTTGATAATCCCTGCACCCATTCGTCTATGTGCCGATATATATAAGGTGGAACGCATTTTCTATAACTTGTTGAGCAATGCCTTAAAGTATACTGACGAGGGAGGAAACATCACAATAAAGGCTAAAAGTACCGATGAAACCGTAGAAATTTGCGTCAAAGATACAGGCAGGGGGATTGCAAAGGAAGATATAAGACACATATTCGACAGGTTTTACCAAGTAAGAAACAGCAACAAAGATGGTACGGGCATAGGTTTGGCAATTGTAAAGGCCTTTACCGAACTGCAAGGAGGCACCGCAAAGGTGGAAAGCGAAGTGGGAGAGGGTAGTGAATTTACGATAACATTGCCCAAACGTGTGGCAGGCGACAATTTCCAACCTGCCGACGAGTCGTACACAATGAACGATTTCTTGGACGAAAGTTCAGCCGTAACCGATATTTCAACCGAAAACAAAGTGTCGAAAATAACTTCCGACCGTCAGGAAGACAAGCCTCGTGTGCTTGTTATCGACGATAATGCAGACATTCGCGCGTACGCAACGACGCTGTTAAGCGACGAATACGATGTGATGGAAGCGTCTGACGGAGCGGAAGGGCTTAGAAAGGCAGTCAGGGAAGTGCCCGATGTCGTTGTTTGCGATGTCATGATGTCGGGAATGGACGGCTTGGAATGTTGCAAACGCTTGAAAGCCGACAGTTTGACGTGCCATATTCCTGTGATTTTGCTTACTGCCAAGACATTAGACGAGTATCGTGCAGAAGGCTATGCGTATGGTGCCGACGCCTATCTGACCAAACCTTTCAACGGAAATGTACTGAAAGCACGCATAAAAAACCTGATTGCCAATCGGAAACTTCTGAAGATTGTGTTTGGAAACGATGCGCAGCAAGTGCCGACAGTGCCAGTTGCACAGAGTGCAGAAAGCCAGTTTGTAGAGAAGTTCCGCACCATAATACAAGCCAATCTCGGTAACTCTGAATTGAATGTAGAGACTATCAGCCACGAGATGGGTATCAGCAGGGCGCAGCTGTATAGGAAAATAAAGTCGATAACAGGCATTTCGCCCAACGACATAGTACGCGAAGCACGTATGAGACGTGCCGACCGCTTGCTGGAGACTACCGACAAATCAGTTTCAGAAATAGCTTACGAGGTGGGTTTCTCCTCACCGTCGTACTTCACAAAGTGCTATCGAGAGTTCTTTGGCCGCACGCCCAACAAAAAACATTAA
- a CDS encoding TonB-dependent receptor — protein MITYFTTKLRTATTVIALACFCTGAIAQVKNEKQSEDKSKEESNRNVMLNAASANGPREIQIGLPMSDVNVLENGLPVTYATNPHSVNSNWRSDASLGHVGLLKISETALTTGNIGYAVSSFTKLGEEGFHGTFNYKTNHFGLQEFSLNANGGFGNNWFYSTSIYQDFDPGTFKIKSSQLQDRTQIYKASITKRYNHNRGEFTAMYHYSNSHPVYNYATQSAPFIYVGDGSVKEYGKFKLGTTSYLPTDGNIVYRDMNTGELKQTTMYDAAVNRSSEFSLINKYNWDNGYSWKIAARYDHARGALVYQSPMSLINIKDNPTAYNYVMPTITGGTTPYTGDYVQSRMSSLNSGIINEFLLTSELQKKFTTSTLRLGINEWYYHIDYRSNTSMYDQSVPSDGSFPVRLYDTNKHSTYFYDFNKNASEFYRGHENKLALYMIHDWDVTPKLNLYYGFRLESQKLKGVNAAVKNATGGYVGRFADYYIGAIAPDGTKITPNPIDYNWFNYDVSAAATYKINNNFGLTGDFTYIVQHLRFESFAPATLPNTGKVAVPLGRAGVYYNNSWLTLTSLFSYISKTNNNSTLNLQHGGEIMATPLTYDIKTWGWTTDLIAHPLKGLDIHFLFTYQEPTYKKYETSITFSDGYVGKINATGNIVAEIPKVLIEFDPSYMLTKDLKLWASFRYFSKTYANINDAYYFNGHWETFGGVNWRVNDKLDLGCTVVNFLNQTGAKGSIAGAELITKEDAKNISNVLMTGSYLRPFTVEFSASLKF, from the coding sequence ATGATTACCTATTTCACAACTAAACTAAGAACTGCGACTACAGTTATTGCATTAGCATGTTTCTGCACCGGAGCCATTGCTCAGGTGAAAAACGAAAAACAAAGTGAAGACAAATCGAAGGAAGAAAGCAATAGAAACGTAATGCTCAACGCCGCAAGTGCAAATGGACCACGCGAAATACAGATTGGACTCCCGATGTCTGATGTAAATGTTCTTGAGAACGGACTGCCCGTTACCTATGCAACCAATCCGCATAGCGTAAACTCTAACTGGCGTTCTGATGCGAGTCTGGGACACGTCGGACTCTTAAAAATATCGGAAACAGCCCTTACGACAGGTAATATCGGCTATGCGGTCAGTTCATTTACCAAACTTGGAGAGGAGGGATTTCATGGCACGTTCAACTACAAGACCAACCATTTTGGTTTGCAAGAGTTTTCGCTGAATGCTAATGGCGGTTTCGGAAACAATTGGTTCTATAGCACAAGTATTTATCAAGATTTCGATCCAGGTACATTTAAAATTAAATCGAGCCAACTACAAGATCGCACACAAATTTATAAAGCTTCTATAACTAAACGTTATAACCACAACCGAGGCGAATTTACGGCAATGTACCATTATTCTAATTCGCACCCAGTATATAATTATGCAACACAATCGGCTCCTTTTATATACGTTGGCGATGGCAGTGTAAAAGAATATGGAAAATTTAAACTTGGCACAACTTCGTATTTACCAACCGACGGTAATATTGTTTATCGCGATATGAATACGGGAGAACTGAAACAAACTACTATGTATGACGCCGCAGTAAACCGTTCGAGCGAATTTTCTTTAATAAATAAATACAATTGGGATAATGGATATAGCTGGAAAATAGCAGCACGATACGACCACGCACGTGGAGCTTTAGTTTATCAAAGCCCTATGTCGCTTATAAATATAAAAGACAATCCAACAGCATACAATTATGTAATGCCAACTATAACTGGAGGAACAACACCTTATACAGGCGATTACGTCCAATCGCGAATGTCAAGTTTAAATTCAGGAATCATTAACGAATTTCTTTTAACATCAGAATTACAGAAAAAGTTTACTACTTCAACCTTGCGTTTAGGTATAAACGAGTGGTATTACCACATCGATTACCGTTCAAACACATCTATGTACGACCAAAGTGTGCCGTCAGATGGGAGCTTTCCAGTCAGACTTTACGACACAAATAAGCACTCAACCTACTTCTACGATTTTAATAAGAATGCTTCAGAATTCTATCGTGGACACGAAAACAAATTAGCTTTATACATGATTCACGATTGGGACGTAACGCCTAAACTTAATCTTTACTATGGTTTCAGATTAGAAAGTCAGAAACTTAAAGGTGTTAATGCAGCTGTTAAAAATGCTACTGGTGGCTATGTTGGCAGATTTGCAGATTACTATATTGGTGCAATTGCTCCCGATGGAACAAAAATTACACCAAATCCAATAGATTACAATTGGTTTAATTATGATGTTTCGGCTGCTGCAACCTATAAAATTAATAATAACTTTGGACTTACTGGCGACTTTACTTATATTGTTCAGCATCTTCGTTTTGAATCGTTCGCTCCAGCAACATTACCAAATACAGGAAAAGTAGCGGTGCCTTTAGGAAGAGCAGGTGTATATTACAACAATTCATGGCTAACATTAACTTCGCTGTTCTCTTATATTTCAAAGACAAACAACAATTCTACACTAAATTTGCAACATGGTGGCGAAATTATGGCAACACCATTAACATACGATATAAAAACTTGGGGTTGGACAACCGACCTTATTGCACACCCATTGAAAGGATTGGACATACATTTCCTTTTCACCTATCAGGAACCGACTTACAAGAAGTATGAAACTTCCATTACGTTCTCTGATGGATACGTTGGCAAGATTAATGCAACAGGAAACATTGTTGCCGAGATACCAAAAGTACTTATCGAGTTCGACCCAAGCTATATGCTTACAAAGGATTTGAAGCTCTGGGCAAGCTTCCGATACTTCAGCAAGACTTACGCAAACATCAACGACGCCTACTATTTCAACGGTCATTGGGAAACCTTCGGCGGTGTAAACTGGCGCGTAAACGACAAGTTGGACTTAGGCTGCACTGTCGTAAACTTCCTCAACCAGACTGGTGCAAAGGGTAGTATAGCCGGTGCTGAGCTGATAACGAAGGAAGATGCAAAGAACATTTCCAACGTATTGATGACAGGCAGCTACCTCCGCCCATTCACAGTAGAGTTCTCTGCATCGCTCAAATTCTAA
- a CDS encoding GH32 C-terminal domain-containing protein — MKRTNMYIMCAAMTLAATSTQAQTIQMSQKGDTTILNIANPTRYLLLPIEEDKDEAKVLLDTSNPADTWMDIRLAQDKVDYYVPFELGNGARATVKILNLKHDALCYKPGMLKLSNEWNTANTDFYRPSYHHTPSYGWMNDPNGMFYMDGVYHLCYQYNPYGSKWGNMHWGHATSTDLIHWKEEKPSIARDTLGHIFSGSAVIDKDNTAGYGKNAIIALYTSASDKNGQIECMAYSTDKGYTYTKYEHNPVLTPFDGLKDFRDPKVFWYEPARQWYMIISADKEMRFYKSSNLKKWDYVSAFGKGYGMQPNQFECPDFVQLPVDGDKNKMKYVMLVNINPGCLFGGSATEYFVGDFDGKNFKCDTPPNEYNFLDYGKDNYATVCFSGVPDRVLSIAWMSNWQYANITPIKQYRGANTLPRELKLYTGTDGKLYVSNNVAPEVKALRKNTLTLPAMNVKAVADKKNIIKSKESAFELQMDVTPGRLATTGVELYNAKGEKVKIYFDTKERKLVMDRTESGLVEFGKRSVPHDIEKNYSDVHQGVGNTPFRVLNSINYKNDFALGTWAPLSLCKGTTYHVDIFVDKCSVEIFVDGGRIAMTNLVFPTAPYTSVKFYNNGASTSFRNITLSELSL, encoded by the coding sequence ATGAAACGTACCAACATGTATATAATGTGTGCTGCTATGACTTTGGCAGCCACATCAACCCAAGCCCAGACGATACAAATGTCGCAAAAGGGCGACACAACCATACTGAACATCGCCAATCCAACAAGGTATCTGCTGCTTCCGATAGAGGAAGATAAGGACGAAGCAAAAGTTCTGCTCGACACATCGAACCCTGCCGACACGTGGATGGACATACGTTTAGCACAAGACAAGGTGGACTATTACGTCCCATTCGAGTTGGGCAATGGCGCAAGAGCGACGGTTAAGATTCTTAATCTCAAGCACGATGCTCTCTGTTACAAGCCCGGAATGCTGAAACTATCGAACGAATGGAACACGGCAAACACCGACTTCTATCGTCCGTCTTACCACCACACACCTTCATACGGGTGGATGAACGACCCCAATGGCATGTTCTACATGGACGGTGTCTATCATCTTTGCTACCAATACAATCCCTACGGCTCGAAATGGGGCAACATGCACTGGGGGCATGCTACCAGTACAGACCTCATTCATTGGAAAGAAGAGAAGCCTTCAATTGCCCGAGACACCCTCGGACACATCTTCTCTGGAAGTGCCGTAATAGATAAAGACAACACGGCGGGCTACGGCAAGAATGCCATCATTGCGCTCTACACTTCCGCAAGCGACAAGAACGGGCAGATAGAGTGTATGGCTTACAGCACCGACAAGGGCTATACGTACACCAAATACGAGCATAACCCAGTCTTGACGCCGTTCGATGGGCTGAAAGACTTCCGCGACCCGAAGGTCTTCTGGTACGAGCCGGCAAGGCAATGGTACATGATTATATCAGCCGACAAGGAGATGCGCTTCTACAAATCAAGCAATCTGAAGAAGTGGGACTACGTCAGTGCATTCGGAAAAGGTTACGGAATGCAGCCCAATCAGTTCGAATGTCCCGACTTTGTACAGCTTCCTGTCGATGGCGACAAGAACAAAATGAAGTACGTCATGCTGGTAAACATCAACCCCGGTTGCTTGTTCGGCGGTTCAGCCACAGAGTATTTCGTGGGCGATTTCGACGGAAAGAACTTCAAGTGCGACACGCCTCCGAACGAATACAACTTCTTGGATTACGGCAAAGACAACTATGCCACCGTTTGTTTCTCCGGTGTTCCGGACCGCGTTCTCTCCATTGCGTGGATGAGCAACTGGCAGTATGCCAACATTACACCCATCAAGCAGTATCGCGGCGCAAACACTTTGCCGCGCGAACTGAAGCTCTACACAGGCACAGACGGCAAGCTGTATGTTTCCAACAACGTTGCTCCTGAAGTGAAGGCATTGCGCAAAAACACCCTTACACTGCCTGCCATGAACGTTAAAGCCGTTGCCGACAAGAAGAACATCATCAAGAGCAAGGAGAGCGCTTTCGAGCTTCAGATGGATGTTACACCGGGCAGACTGGCTACAACAGGCGTGGAACTCTACAACGCAAAGGGCGAGAAAGTGAAGATTTACTTCGACACAAAGGAAAGGAAACTTGTTATGGACCGCACAGAAAGCGGACTCGTCGAGTTCGGCAAGCGGTCTGTTCCCCACGACATAGAGAAGAATTATTCCGACGTACACCAAGGCGTGGGCAACACACCGTTCCGTGTTCTCAATTCCATCAACTATAAGAACGACTTCGCTCTCGGCACTTGGGCACCACTAAGCCTCTGCAAGGGCACGACCTACCACGTTGATATATTCGTGGACAAATGCTCTGTAGAAATCTTTGTCGATGGCGGACGCATTGCCATGACCAACCTTGTGTTCCCAACAGCACCTTACACATCGGTGAAGTTCTACAACAACGGAGCATCGACGAGCTTCCGCAACATAACGCTCAGTGAGCTTTCACTCTAA
- a CDS encoding MFS transporter, whose translation MNNSKTLKLIPIMFCFFAMGFVDLVGTASNYVKADLHLSDTTANVFPSLVFFWFLIFSVPTGMLMNKIGRKKTVLLSLVITVFSLLLPIFGQSYGLMLVSFSLLGIGNALMQTSINPLVMTVMQGGNMAATFTFGQFIKAIASFLAPYIAMWGAMADIPSFGLGWRVLFPIYMVIGVTASLLLASTPIEEEKTEGKASSFVECFQLLGKPIVLFSFFGIMCHVGIDVGTNATAPKILMERLGIPLNEAIFSTSLYFIFRTIGCLTGSFFLRTMKMKHFFIISVILMALSMCGLYVGSSKAVLYTAIALVGYGNSNIFSMVLARALESVPEKQNEVSGLMIMGLFGGTIFPLLMGLASDSKGQAGAVLVMAIGVLYLFTYIPKIK comes from the coding sequence ATGAACAATTCAAAGACTTTAAAGCTCATTCCCATCATGTTCTGCTTCTTTGCGATGGGTTTCGTAGACCTGGTAGGCACCGCCTCCAACTACGTTAAGGCAGACTTGCATCTCTCCGACACAACGGCAAACGTGTTTCCTTCACTCGTTTTCTTCTGGTTCTTAATCTTTTCCGTACCCACAGGAATGCTGATGAACAAGATTGGACGCAAGAAAACAGTGCTGCTGAGCCTCGTCATAACCGTCTTCTCGCTGCTCTTGCCTATCTTCGGGCAATCTTACGGACTTATGCTGGTGTCGTTCTCGTTGCTCGGAATCGGCAATGCGCTGATGCAGACATCTATCAATCCGCTGGTAATGACAGTGATGCAAGGTGGCAACATGGCGGCTACCTTTACTTTCGGACAGTTCATCAAGGCGATTGCCTCGTTCCTTGCACCTTACATAGCCATGTGGGGAGCAATGGCAGACATACCTTCTTTCGGGCTCGGGTGGCGTGTTCTCTTCCCCATCTATATGGTTATAGGTGTGACGGCATCGCTCCTCCTTGCATCTACACCTATAGAAGAAGAGAAGACAGAAGGCAAGGCAAGTAGCTTTGTAGAGTGCTTCCAGCTGCTGGGCAAGCCTATCGTGCTGTTCAGCTTCTTCGGCATCATGTGCCATGTGGGCATCGACGTAGGCACCAATGCTACCGCACCGAAAATACTGATGGAACGTTTGGGCATACCACTCAACGAAGCCATCTTCTCAACTTCGCTGTATTTCATCTTCCGTACCATCGGTTGCCTTACGGGTTCGTTCTTCCTTCGCACGATGAAGATGAAACATTTCTTCATCATCTCCGTTATTCTTATGGCATTGAGCATGTGCGGACTGTACGTAGGAAGCAGCAAAGCCGTTCTCTACACAGCCATTGCACTTGTCGGCTACGGCAACAGCAACATCTTCTCAATGGTGCTGGCACGTGCCTTGGAGAGTGTGCCCGAGAAGCAGAACGAAGTGAGCGGACTCATGATAATGGGACTCTTCGGTGGTACTATCTTCCCACTGCTCATGGGTCTTGCGAGCGACAGCAAAGGGCAAGCCGGTGCTGTGCTGGTCATGGCAATAGGTGTACTTTACCTTTTCACGTATATTCCTAAAATAAAATAA
- a CDS encoding carbohydrate kinase family protein yields MKQYIVGLGEALWDCLPEGKKIGGAPANFAFHVGQFGHNSLAISAIGNDKLGEETLAEFDKKHVNYLMPVVDYPTGTVQVTLDEAGVPTYEIKEGVAWDNIPFTPEIEKVAKNCRAVCFGSLAQRSSVSRNTIQQFLDATPKDCLKIFDINLRQNFYNETIIRNSLKQCNILKINDEELVSIGRIFGYPGLDMENKCWLLIGKYNLDMLVLTCGVNGSYVFAPNVESYQKTPIVEVADTVGAGDSFTGTFTAAILAGKCIAEAHSLAVEASAYVCTKNGAMPTLPKELIEKVK; encoded by the coding sequence ATGAAACAATACATCGTTGGTTTGGGCGAGGCACTCTGGGACTGCCTCCCCGAAGGTAAAAAGATTGGCGGAGCACCTGCAAACTTCGCTTTCCACGTGGGGCAATTCGGACATAATTCTCTCGCCATCAGTGCCATTGGAAACGACAAATTAGGCGAAGAGACATTGGCAGAGTTCGACAAGAAACACGTAAACTACCTGATGCCGGTGGTAGATTATCCCACCGGGACAGTACAAGTAACCCTCGACGAGGCGGGTGTTCCTACCTACGAAATAAAGGAAGGTGTGGCTTGGGACAACATTCCGTTCACCCCGGAAATTGAAAAAGTAGCGAAAAACTGCCGTGCCGTCTGCTTCGGTTCGCTTGCACAGCGCAGCAGCGTAAGCCGAAACACCATTCAGCAGTTCCTCGATGCCACGCCAAAAGACTGCTTAAAGATATTTGATATAAACCTTCGGCAGAACTTCTACAACGAAACCATTATCCGAAACTCGCTCAAACAATGCAACATACTGAAGATAAACGACGAAGAACTGGTTTCCATTGGTCGCATCTTCGGCTATCCGGGCTTGGATATGGAGAACAAATGCTGGTTGCTCATTGGCAAGTACAACCTTGACATGCTCGTGCTTACCTGCGGTGTAAACGGCTCTTACGTGTTTGCCCCCAATGTAGAGTCGTATCAAAAGACGCCAATTGTAGAAGTTGCCGACACTGTTGGAGCCGGCGACTCGTTCACAGGCACGTTTACCGCAGCCATTCTCGCAGGCAAATGTATCGCCGAAGCTCACAGCTTAGCTGTCGAAGCAAGTGCATACGTCTGTACGAAAAACGGCGCAATGCCCACTCTGCCAAAAGAACTGATAGAAAAGGTGAAATAG